From Terriglobales bacterium, the proteins below share one genomic window:
- a CDS encoding carboxypeptidase-like regulatory domain-containing protein codes for MKAFARTCTSLLTILALLLMSLAARAQTVTATLEGRVSDATGAVLAKAAVKAANNSTGFTRTATTSDTGDYQIALLPVGTYTVTTELKGFK; via the coding sequence ATGAAGGCCTTCGCCCGCACTTGCACTTCCCTGCTTACGATCCTTGCTCTGCTGCTGATGAGCCTGGCGGCCCGGGCGCAGACGGTCACCGCGACGCTCGAAGGACGGGTGTCGGACGCGACCGGCGCGGTGTTGGCCAAGGCCGCGGTGAAAGCCGCGAACAACAGCACCGGCTTCACGCGGACGGCAACCACCTCCGATACCGGCGACTACCAGATTGCGCTGCTGCCGGTAGGGACCTACACGGTCACGACGGAGTTGAAGGGATTCAAGA